The Methanobrevibacter thaueri DNA segment GTTTCTTTTGTAACCAATGACTAACAAAATTAATGCAATAACTATAGCAATGAAATACTTAAGGTCTAAATTGCCTTGTTTTGCAACTGAACCTCCATTAGTCTTGTTCAACTCGTAGGCCTTGTCATCATCACCATGGGATGTTGAATTTCCCATAATTAATTGTTGATTAACATTACTTTCAATCAGGTTAGATTTGGCCTCAGAATGTATTGTATTGTTTTCATTACTTTCAATTGATTTTAATTTATCTGAATTTCTTAGAATATTTGAATTATTTAAATCATTTGAAACATGTTTGTTGGGATTATTTCCATTTTGATTGGATTCATGAGCTTTAAATTGACTTTTCAGATTGTTCATTGAATCATTTGGGAAAAAGTCTTTAATCAAATCGCCATATTTATCTAACAGATTCACATTTAGAATGCTGAACAGATTGGATTTGATTGTTGAAGAGACTCTGCTTCGGCTTGTCACATGGTTAGGGTCAATCACGGTTGAATCATTCGGATCTTCATCTCCCCAATCATTATCGTCGAATTTGGTATACAAATGATTAGCGTCTTTCCATTTGATAAATATCTCTTTGCCGTAAGGTGATGAATTGTTGGTGATTATGTTATTGTGGATATTTATCACGGTTTTTGCATCGTACATAGGTTGCTGTATGTAGAAAGACCCTCCTGTCTCTCCACCATCGTTATTGGTAATAATGGAATTTTCCAGATTTATATTTCCTGAAACCATAACTGCTCCACCGTTTGTTCCGGCAGTATTGTTCATGAAAATGCATCTGTTGATATGTGATTCGCCGGACCAGCTGTAATATGCTCCGCCCCATTCATCAGCATGATTGAACATGAAAATGCAGTCTTCAACATTTCCGAATCCGGAAACACTTACTCTTATTGCTCCGCCGTCTCTGTGTGCTGAATTATTGATGAAGAC contains these protein-coding regions:
- a CDS encoding right-handed parallel beta-helix repeat-containing protein, which codes for MKTINARYYLILLIMIILMSISAANATDITNSTTDMTSYDENQLQNDEIPVDSSSKLIKELSDANDNDIITLEKGTYKISDFEITKNLTIKGNADPLDVIIDGEKKSGIFLIRNDSVHVTFKNLTFINANVEGFGGAISMETGHAYVDNCYFINNTASVNTGGISNYGNETHRGYLLLNNSFFMNNHAGHDGGAVTTCFADSYIYNCVFINNSAHRDGGAIRVSVSGFGNVEDCIFMFNHADEWGGAYYSWSGESHINRCIFMNNTAGTNGGAVMVSGNINLENSIITNNDGGETGGSFYIQQPMYDAKTVINIHNNIITNNSSPYGKEIFIKWKDANHLYTKFDDNDWGDEDPNDSTVIDPNHVTSRSRVSSTIKSNLFSILNVNLLDKYGDLIKDFFPNDSMNNLKSQFKAHESNQNGNNPNKHVSNDLNNSNILRNSDKLKSIESNENNTIHSEAKSNLIESNVNQQLIMGNSTSHGDDDKAYELNKTNGGSVAKQGNLDLKYFIAIVIALILLVIGYKRNKNESK